In Leishmania donovani BPK282A1 complete genome, chromosome 8, the sequence tgcgtgcgctgcgcaagtCTGGCGATGCACGGTACAACAGCGGCTTCTTTCGCGGCTACCGCGAcgcgaaggcgcagcgcTTCACTGACCGTGACAAGAAGGAGAAGATGCGCGAGGCTGCCCGCGCGGCCGGGTTAGAGCAGTTTctcagctcctcctccgagtCCGACTCGGATGCCTCGAGCGACGAAGATGCAAACATCactgcggtgccggtgcaATCGAGAGCTcgcgccgcgtcggcagaagaggcagcggcgagctcgatggcgctgacgctgcacCGTGGTGCGCAAAGCGGCGCGTTGACGTTGTCCGCTGCGCAGGAGGACCGCATTTCCAAGGCGCTGGCGTTCGCGCAGAAAACAACCACGGCGGCAACGATGGCGGCGGACGAGGCGACGATGGTGCGCTTTCAGAGTGAGTACCCCATCAATGACTTGCCCGATGCCGTGCGTGGCAAGCTGCAGAGCGGCGCTTTTATGCGCTCCATCGCGGAGGAGACGGAAACATCATTGATCCGAAAGGGCGTGTATTTCGACCCACGCTACAAGCACTCGCGGCGgatgaaggagggggagaagccGCTGTATTTTCTGATAGTGGGAAAGtcgatggaggcggtgcgggcAGCTCGCAACAAACTCGACGAGGTgaaggcagagctgctgaGCAAACAGAAGAAGACGGGATCCGTGACTGGTGCCACGATCTAGTTGCTGAGgtagcccccccccccctttctttCGTTGGGCATCAGGGCCTGCGTGCTGTTAGCGTGTAATATTGGCAATGGGCGCTCTGAAATGTCGAGCTTTTTTGGCGCTGATGGTGCTATGTGTAGGGTCTGATACGGTCGCTCTCTTcatgtgtgcgtatgtgtacatgtgcttgtgtgtctAGGTTGCCCTCTCTCAGCGTGAGGGCAACGCCCGAGGAGGAAAGTGGTGCGCAGACATACATGAGGGGCTCCGCTTTCGCGTCCGCTCGACAGAGGCCGCTCTAGGGAGCCTCGTACCCCTCACACTGAAGCACGCGTTCATGTTCACCTCTTTGTGAACGCGCCGGCGAAAAGGGCaagctccccccccccacacacacaaacagaaagaaaagcTGTGAGAGGCGACAGCTGCGTCTGCAACAACAAAGAGGGAGGCGTCGGGCGACGAGAAGCAGTGATCGGAGAGCGGTTGCTACCCTTCTCGTAACCTATCGGTTTTATGAGTGAGGcttgagggggggggggcggtgcGGTTTTGCCGTCCTGGGATTTCATGCACGGAGGTCTAGGGCTCACCCCCTTAAAGAATGCCTATGAGCCCATGACGTTTGGATTCTCCGCGGTCGTCGGGCCGTGGATGCCACGCGCCGGTGGAACACACTGCAACGATACGACGGCCAGGACTGGCTGCGCATGATCTCGCCCTTTTTGTTGTGGTCTCTCTACATCCACCGGCGCACAACCAAGACGCCGACGTCTTCTCTGTCGTTACTATCGTGAATGCACGGTGCGCCAACTTCCTTCCTGATGCcctcctttttccttttcctgtGTGAGCGTCAAACGACCTCCCTCATCGATCCCATCGATGTACGGGCAGGAAGAAGCGGCTCGGCTGCAGGCAAGCAAAAGACAACGACAGAGACGTGAGGAGAGCAAGCGGCTTTTGAGCGCGTAGGGTGCTCATCACACGCGTGTCGATTGTGTGCGTTGGTTGCCGTTGCTTGGCCactgctttctctctgccttgtgtgtgcatgtggcTGCGAGAAATCTGAGTACCCGCGAGACCAGCGCTGCTGAGAACCAGATAGGGGGTGGACGGGGGATAGTCACTCCGGTATCGTGAGTGGTGTCATCTCCGTGCCGTGCTGGCACTCGCCTACGCTGACTGTCGTTTCATTTTTTCCGCTTTTCGTGTTGTTCGCGTCGTTCTCTGGTCGCACCTCTACGCATGTCGCTCGCCGCTTTCACGCAGTATTCtctcgcggcggtggtgcgcaacCTCCGCAGCGCCCCGGGAGgaacagaggaggaggctgtGGACAGGTACATCGCGGACACGAAGAATGAGGTGAACGCCGCCGATCCGCGCGTCAAAATGGTGGCGATTCAGAAGGCGACTTATTTTCACATGCTTGGGTATAGCTCGCAGTACGCCGACTTCCGCGTCGTGGAGATGATGGCGAGCCCCATTTTTCTGCACAAGCGCATTGCTTACCTGGCTGCCTGCCTCACCTTTACCGAGGACACTGACGTCATTCCTCTCATGACGGCGTCGCTGAAGCGCGATTTGAGCAGTAGCAACCAATTTGAGGTCGGCCTTGCCTTGTATTGCATTGCATCAATCTGCACCCCTGACATGGCGCAAGACGTCGTGGCGGACGTCGTCAACCTGCTGGGTCACCCTCGTGCATACGTGCGCAAGAAGGCGACGCTCAGCCTCTACCGCGTCTTTCTAAGCTACCCTGAGTCGCTGCGCGTGACATACGGCCGACTGAAGGAGAAGCTCGAAGACAACAATGAAAAGGCGGACACCGACCCCGCCGtacgcggcgccgtcgtgtgcgtgctgtgcgAGTTAGCGCGGCGCAACCCAGCCAATTTTTTAGGCTTGGCCGTCCCTTTCTACTCCCTTCTGTCCTCCGTGCACAGCAACTGGACACTGATCAAGATTGTGAAGGTGTTCGGCTACTTCGCGCCGCTCGAGCCGCGGCTGGGGAAGAAGCTTGTGGAGCCCATCACAAACCTGATCAACACCAGCGGCGCCAAGTCAGTGCAGTATGAGTGCCTCCTGGCCGTTGCGAACGGAATGAGCCAAGTGTCGTCGCTGAAAAAGTTGGCTGCGGAGAAGATTCGTGGTTTTGTCGAGGACGCCGATCCGAACTTGAAGTTCCTTGGGCTGGAGGCACTCTCCCTGCTGGTCGCCTCCTCTGAAAACCGAAAGCTGCTCGCGGATCAGAGGGAGGTGGTTCTGAGGTGCTTGGACGACCCAGACAGCACCATCCGACTCAAGGCTTTGCACCTTTTGCGAGACCTGACCACGCGCAAGACGGTGATCTCGCACATCAATGAGATGCTTGAccgctgcgtgcgcacgccaCCTGACGAGGAGTGGTCGAATGCCGTCATTCGAACGATCATCGAAACCGCGCAGACGGACGACTACGAGTGGATCCAGGACTTTGAGTGGTACCTCAGTGTGCTGCTCGACCTGTGCGTGGTGGAGCTGACGGTGTACACCCACGGCGGCTTCATGGAGCAGGAGCTGGTCTGCATTTTGTCGCGCGTGAACGGTGTGCGGCGGGCCGGTGTGGAGGAGATTGTTCCGCTGCTGACAAATGTGCGCTTGCTCGGCTGCGACCGGCAGCACTCCACGCAGTGGCGCatcctctgcgccgccgccttcatcTGCGGCGAGTATCCGCATTGGGTCCCCGACATTGCGGAGGCGTGCCGGGCTCTTCTCGACGAGCCCATCACACTGCTGCccgcggaggtgcagctggcttgtgtggcggcggtgggcaaAATCGCCGCGTATGTGTATCAGCCGTGTGCTCGTCATGTTCAGCTTTGCAACGGTGAAGAGGagtgccgcgccgcggaagaggaagagcagcggaTAGTCCCGTCTCTGGCGGAGCTCATACGCacagtgctgctgccggaaGCCGATGAGGCGAGCGGGGCGCACGacaacaccgccgctgacgacgccagaggcgccgctgcgcgagctcaTCGCGGCCTACGACGCTTCTGTCATAGCGCTTTCCCAAGTGTGCTGGAGCGCGCGCATCTGGTCCAGTATCAGGTGATGGAGCATCCCGAGGTAGGACCAAAGCTGTACGAGGCGGCCCTCCCCCCCGTGGCTGCCGGGGCGCAGGATGCGATCGAGCTGCCAGAGGACGTGGATCTGGAGGCCCCCTTCTGCGAGAACGTGGCGATGCTCATGGCGTTGAGCGGCAGTGACGAGGATGatggcagcgacggtggtgcgctGGGTGGCTACGGTGGTCTTGGCGATAGTGGGGATGATGATTTGGATGCTAATTTCAACTTGGAATACCGTATCGAACAACAGCGCCGCTCAGAGCAGGCGCGGCGGGAGGAGATGGCCCCTTACTACCTGCGTGACTCGGCAGATGCGGGCGTGGTCGTATCCGAGGACTTTGGCGCCCCTTCGCGGCCGCTCCGCTCTGCGCAGCAGATTGGCTGCGATGACGGCCTTGTCTCCCATGCTGGCGCGGTGTCTCAACACCGccaacacacgcgcacccgtCGTCCGCAGAAGGTCTTCAGCATCAACCGCCAACTGTCAAAGCCGGCAGACTACGAGGAAAAGAAGGCGGCGCGATGGCACCGATCAAAGTCacccgaggaggacgaggcgacGCGCAAGCTGCGCGGTATCGACGTTACTCGCGCCCTGCGCGCCGATGAACGCCTGCCGGAGACACTGTCCTACGCccagctccttcagcagcagcagcacaaagGCAAGGGCAGCGACGAGTTATACGCGGATGCGATGGTGGCGTCTCACGCCGCTGAGGCGGTCCAAGTCACCCTGTACAACGAGCGTCCGCTGGGGTTGTACCTGACGGTGACAGGTTGCAAGGTGCGCAGGGACGGCTTCCATCTCAGCGGCGCGGTGGAGTGTGTGAACGCcacaagcagcagcgttgTTCGCGACGTGCGCCTGACGGCCACGCCGACGGCAGCATTTGCCATGGGAGACGTTACGCTGCGCCTCGAGGCGGTGAAGTCGGATATGGCGGAGGACGCGAGTGGCGGCACTTCCGTGACAGTGGCCGAGAGGCTGAAGGGgtcggcgacggtgcgggTGCCGATTGTTGCACGGCTGAGTCACCTGCCCTCCTCTTTTGCGGAGGCGCCGTTGTCGCTGAACCTCAGCTGGACTGCAGAGCGCAAGCATCACCAGGTAGCACTCACACTACCGCTAGAGTACGTCTACTTCGCGAAGCCTGTGCTGCCGGGCTCCGTGCTCACGTCTCACGAGTATCTCGAGGATGTTGTCGGCAAGGCCCTCGCTGCAGCCCCTATCGCCACGGCCTTTGTGCCGTGCAGCAAGGCAGCGATTATGACTGGAGTTATGGCTGCCAtgccacagctgcgcctggCCCCGATTGATGTATTCAAGGATGCGCTATCCATGTACGGCCTCCTGCACGGCCGCAAGTCGGAgctggcacacacgcatgtggCGGTGCTTCTGCAGGAGCAGGAAGTGGATGGCTCCAAAGGGATTCTGGTGACGGTGCGATGCCACTATCCTGTACTGAGCGAGGCTCTCATTGTgaagctggcggagctggtggGTGCACACTAGCAATCTCTGGCGTCAGGGCCAAagcagcgggggaggggcttgAAAGAAAAGCGGGCCATGAAGTTTCTGGTGTTGCTCTGTGCGCACTCGACGGTGCGGCTGGCCTGGCGGTCGACCCGTGTGACGATGAATAATggcctctccgtctctctttgtgcgtgtgcgcgcaaaACGTACGTGCGTGGCGCTCGCTGTTCTACTCAGTGCCCATGGTTTGCATCTCTGACTCTCTTGCACACGTGATGATTCCTTGCGGTGCTAGAGTCTCCCCACCCCGTCGCcccacgcacatacacacgggGACCTATCCAGCTACAACTCCCTCATCCCCCACTAGCTTCGCTGCAACGAAATGAATGAAGGTGCGACGGCCGGCGGCTTCGAGCGGACCGCATTTGCACCGTGGAGCTGGCGCTTCTCTTGAGGCGAAGAGCGGCGTTGCCAATagtggtggtagtggtggcaGTGTGGCGGGTGATGACTCAAACCACTGGAGTCTGAGATGtgtcccctcccccctctccctcactgcCACCTTCTCCGTGTGTATCAGCAGAAGCACGTGTACGGATGTGGTGTTGGCGCATTCGGCTTTTCCCTTCCCGTACCCATGTGCGTGACCCGGTGTCTCGGTGCATGTTTCCACACTTGCTCGCATCATCCTACGCTTAATTTCTGTGGTTGCTCTTCGCCCTCCTTTCTTTGTCCCTTTCGTCGGCCTTTGCGGCTTACTTCTCTACCCCGTGGTCTCTGTCGCACCTGGCATCccttcgccccctcctccctacATTCTGTGAGGCAGCTATGCCTCAATGGCTAGTGT encodes:
- a CDS encoding adaptor complex protein (AP) 3 delta subunit 1, putative, whose amino-acid sequence is MSLAAFTQYSLAAVVRNLRSAPGGTEEEAVDRYIADTKNEVNAADPRVKMVAIQKATYFHMLGYSSQYADFRVVEMMASPIFLHKRIAYLAACLTFTEDTDVIPLMTASLKRDLSSSNQFEVGLALYCIASICTPDMAQDVVADVVNLLGHPRAYVRKKATLSLYRVFLSYPESLRVTYGRLKEKLEDNNEKADTDPAVRGAVVCVLCELARRNPANFLGLAVPFYSLLSSVHSNWTLIKIVKVFGYFAPLEPRLGKKLVEPITNLINTSGAKSVQYECLLAVANGMSQVSSLKKLAAEKIRGFVEDADPNLKFLGLEALSLLVASSENRKLLADQREVVLRCLDDPDSTIRLKALHLLRDLTTRKTVISHINEMLDRCVRTPPDEEWSNAVIRTIIETAQTDDYEWIQDFEWYLSVLLDLCVVELTVYTHGGFMEQELVCILSRVNGVRRAGVEEIVPLLTNVRLLGCDRQHSTQWRILCAAAFICGEYPHWVPDIAEACRALLDEPITLLPAEVQLACVAAVGKIAAYVYQPCARHVQLCNGEEECRAAEEEEQRIVPSLAELIRTVLLPEADEASGAHDNTAADDARGAAARAHRGLRRFCHSAFPSVLERAHLVQYQVMEHPEVGPKLYEAALPPVAAGAQDAIELPEDVDLEAPFCENVAMLMALSGSDEDDGSDGGALGGYGGLGDSGDDDLDANFNLEYRIEQQRRSEQARREEMAPYYLRDSADAGVVVSEDFGAPSRPLRSAQQIGCDDGLVSHAGAVSQHRQHTRTRRPQKVFSINRQLSKPADYEEKKAARWHRSKSPEEDEATRKLRGIDVTRALRADERLPETLSYAQLLQQQQHKGKGSDELYADAMVASHAAEAVQVTLYNERPLGLYLTVTGCKVRRDGFHLSGAVECVNATSSSVVRDVRLTATPTAAFAMGDVTLRLEAVKSDMAEDASGGTSVTVAERLKGSATVRVPIVARLSHLPSSFAEAPLSLNLSWTAERKHHQVALTLPLEYVYFAKPVLPGSVLTSHEYLEDVVGKALAAAPIATAFVPCSKAAIMTGVMAAMPQLRLAPIDVFKDALSMYGLLHGRKSELAHTHVAVLLQEQEVDGSKGILVTVRCHYPVLSEALIVKLAELVGAH